A region of Odocoileus virginianus isolate 20LAN1187 ecotype Illinois unplaced genomic scaffold, Ovbor_1.2 Unplaced_Scaffold_32, whole genome shotgun sequence DNA encodes the following proteins:
- the LOC110127771 gene encoding olfactory receptor 4C3D-like gives MDVLRPPNNVTEFVLLGLTQNPHLQKILFIVFLFIFLFTVVANLLIVITISFSPTLSAPMYFFLTYLAFIDASFTSVTTPKITIDLLYQRTTISWGGCLTQLFLVHFLGGTEVIVLIVMAYDRYVAICKPLHYTTIMRQGLCQILVVVAWIGGVVHATVQILFMVNLTFCGPNVIDHFMCDFFSLLEIACGNTYKIGIIVAANSGAMCLLIFSMLLISYIVILSSLKSHGSEGRHKALSTCGAHFTVVVLYFVPCIFSYTRPVTTYSVDKLVTVFFAILTPMLNPVIYTVRNTEVKNAMSSLLKRNIM, from the coding sequence ATGGATGTCCTCAGGCCTCCCAACAATGTGACTGAATTTGTTCTCTTGGGACTCACACAGAATCCACACTTGCAGAAAATACTCttcattgtctttttgtttattttcctatttactgTGGTGGCCAACCTCCTCATTGTCATCACCATCTCCTTCAGCCCCACACTTTCTGCTCCCATGtacttctttctgacttatttggCCTTCATAGATGCTTCCTTCACTTCCGTCACCACTCCCAAAATAACCATTGACCTGCTATACCAGAGGACAACCATCTCCTGGGGTGGCTGTCTGACTCAGCTGTTTTTGGTACACTTTCTTGGAGGAACGGAGGTGATCGTCCTCATTGTTATGGCGtatgaccgctacgtggccatctgcaagcctctGCACTACACGACCATCATGCGACAGGGGCTCTGCCAGATCCTGGTGGTGGTGGCCTGGATCGGTGGGGTCGTGCATGCCACCGTGCAGATTCTTTTCATGGTCAACTTGACGTTCTGTGGTCCCAATGTAATCGATCACTTCATGTGTGATTTCTTCTCACTTTTGGAAATTGCCTGTGGCAACACCTACAAGATCGGAATTATAGTGGCAGCCAACAGTGGTGCCATGTGCTTGCTCATTTTTTCCATGCTCCTCATCTCCTACATAGTCATCCTGAGCTCCCTGAAATCCCATGGCTCTGAAGGACGACACAAAGCCCTTTCTACATGTGGTGCCCACTTTACAGTAGTGGTGCTCTATTTTGTCCCTTGTATATTCAGCTACACACGACCTGTGACTACTTACTCTGTGGACAAGTTGGTAACTGTGTTCTTTGCAATCCTCACTCCCATGTTGAATCCTGTAATTTACACAGTGAGAAATACAGAAGTGAAAAATGCCATGAGTAGTTTGTTGAAGAGGAATATAATGTAG
- the LOC110151779 gene encoding olfactory receptor 4A15-like yields the protein MEQRNNVTEFVLLGLTQSVQGQRTLFVVFLLIYLVTMMGNLLIVLTVVFSPTLHVPMYFFLGYLSFLDGVYSTTVTPNMIIDLLCEKKTISFQACMIQLFIGHLFGGADIILLVVMAYDRYVAICKPLHYLTIMNKQVCILLLLLTLVGGFLHGVLHPLFVYNLRYCGPNVIDHFICDMYPLIKLACTDTYITVLTVLANDGAIALVIFTLLLISYGVILRSLKNVSQEGRHKALSTCSSHITVVVLFFVPSIFIYVRPPCTLPIDKYLTVFYTIITPMLNPLIYTLRNGEMKNAMKKLWIRKRK from the coding sequence ATGGAACAAAGGAATAATGTAACTGAATTTGTTCTCTTGGGGCTCACGCAGAGTGTCCAGGGTCAGAGAACATTATTTGTTGTCTTCTTGCTCATCTACCTGGTGACAATGATGGGCAACCTACTCATTGTCCTGACTGTTGTGTTCAGTCCAACTCTGCATGTCCCTATGTACTTCTTTCTTGGCTACTTATCATTTCTTGATGGTGTTTATTCTACAACAGTCACTCCAAATATGATTATAGACTTGCTGTGtgaaaagaaaaccatttccTTCCAAGCTTGCATGATCCAACTTTTCATAGGGCACTTATTTGGTGGTGCTGATATAATACTCCTGGTggtcatggcctatgaccgctacgtggccatctgcaaaccctTGCATTATTTGACCATCATGAATAAGCAGGTTTGTATTCTGTTGCTGCTACTTACTTTGGTTGGTGGGTTTCTGCATGGGGTACTTCATCCTCTCTTTGTTTACAACCTTCGCTATTGTGGCCCCAATGTCATTGACCATTTCATCTGTGACATGTACCCCTTGATAAAACTTGCCTGCACTGACACTTACATTACTGTCCTCACAGTGCTGGCCAATGATGGGGCAATCGCCTTGGTCATCTTTACGCTCTTACTCATCTCCTATGGGGTCATTCTGCGCTCCCTAAAAAATGTTAGTCAGGAAGGGAGGCACAAAGCCTTGTCCACCTGTAGCTCTCACATCACTGTGGTCGTCCTCTTCTTTGTGCCCTCTATTTTCATATATGTGAGACCCCCCTGTACCTTACCTATTGATAAATACTTGACTGTGTTTTATACCATTATCACCCCTATGCTGAACCCTCTAATCTATACTCTGAGAAATGGTGAAATGAAAAATGCCATGAAAAAGCTCtggatcagaaaaagaaagtga